From the genome of Papaver somniferum cultivar HN1 chromosome 2, ASM357369v1, whole genome shotgun sequence, one region includes:
- the LOC113351803 gene encoding protein GAMETE EXPRESSED 1-like, with the protein MDQHHFLFFSLLLLCLLSRETQSFSFTWRGSSSSYDDTNKDDNNNYQKSGGVAKFSMELPNDPKGNESVETAQQRLASKPNSCWQNAYENLFATCSVILKDGEKRSRLAWQLSDCFQKDSGRPSFPSCDSQSDMLKCLTKLDESAHKIYLEFYLHTNSVCHQLQANAFKIETERLVNDLKKSAEFAEEKLHTIQENSERLIQNSEQIENSLTSLDSKTQQVAETSEKVGDQIDVSLKHSSVILEQSKLIAASQSELRQGQTDMREVLQGGMEILHESYEKLGQNVEKLRNEAVEIEKEIHRVSNSMSTKMENLQNKANDIGNVAGLSLDKQKQLLDGQSTALEGLDFLTKFQSQALEESRASLQTLAEFGQKQQEELLRRQQQIQQAHDHLIENSKSILAAQEEFESKQASMFLALDKLFTLHNAILLESRSIKAFLFYSFVIFLLYMLTSAKQTYGMRARLYLGLCAIFLVEFIMCRFGVDLDQQVWLASKVTLARSSFLVAAAVQLLYSIFTYRDYEVLNHRMLETLIDKVNTMERKRAMPLEIDESSDDIDFSTWIDEDLSEDENFCKDPDFLLPEEVAENSVTTSSYSRQYDLRPRRVCQ; encoded by the coding sequence ATGGATCAACATCATTTTCTGTTCTTTTCATTACTTTTGTTGTGTTTATTATCACGGGAAACCCAGTCATTTTCCTTTACATGGCGAGGGTCTTCTTCTTCATATGATGATACCAACAAGGATGACAACAACAATTATCAGAAGTCTGGCGGTGTCGCGAAGTTCTCAATGGAACTGCCTAACGATCCCAAGGGAAACGAGTCAGTTGAAACTGCACAACAGAGATTAGCAAGTAAGCCGAATTCTTGTTGGCAAAATGCTTACGAAAATCTTTTCGCTACGTGTTCTGTAATTCTCAAAGATGGTGAGAAGAGATCTAGACTTGCATGGCAGTTAAGTGATTGTTTCCAAAAGGATTCCGGCCGGCCTTCGTTTCCGTCATGTGATTCTCAGTCAGATATGTTGAAATGTCTGACAAAGTTGGACGAATCCGCACATAAAATTTACCTTGAATTCTATCTTCACACAAATTCAGTATGTCATCAACTGCAGGCTAATGCGTTCAAGATTGAGACGGAGAGACTTGTAAATGACTTGAAGAAGTCTGCAGAATTCGCCGaggaaaaattgcataccatccAGGAAAATTCTGAACGGCTTATACAGAATTCGGAACAGATTGAGAATTCGTTAACTTCCTTGGACAGTAAAACGCAGCAAGTGGCCGAGACGTCAGAAAAAGTTGGAGACCAGATTGACgtttcattgaaacattctagtGTTATTTTGGAACAGTCGAAGTTAATCGCGGCGTCTCAATCAGAATTACGACAAGGACAGACAGACATGAGAGAAGTGTTGCAGGGAGGAATGGAAATCCTTCATGAATCTTATGAGAAGTTAGGCCAAAATGTAGAGAAACTGAGAAATGAGGCTGTTGAGATAGAGAAAGAGATACATAGAGTTAGCAATTCAATGTCCACCAAGATGGAAAATCTGCAAAACAAAGCTAACGATATCGGAAACGTTGCAGGACTTTCTTTAGATAAGCAGAAACAACTCCTGGATGGACAATCTACAGCTCTGGAAGGACTTGATTTTTTGACTAAATTCCAGTCCCAAGCGCTAGAAGAAAGCAGGGCTTCTCTGCAAACACTGGCCGAGTTTGGCCAAAAGCAACAAGAAGAACTCTTAAGACGGCAACAACAAATTCAACAAGCGCATGACCATTTGATTGAGAATTCAAAATCCATATTGGCAGCTCAGGAAGAATTCGAATCGAAGCAGGCTAGCATGTTTTTGGCGCTTGACAAACTCTTCACCTTGCACAATGCCATCTTGCTCGAATCGCGTTCTATAAAAGCTTTTTTATTCTACTCCTTTGTCATCTTTTTACTTTACATGCTAACCAGTGCTAAGCAGACGTACGGCATGAGGGCACGGCTCTATTTAGGACTATGCGCCATATTCCTTGTTGAATTCATAATGTGCCGGTTCGGAGTAGACCTGGATCAACAAGTATGGTTAGCGTCAAAGGTTACGCTTGCGAGATCTTCGTTCCTAGTTGCTGCGGCTGTTCAACTTTTGTATTCCATTTTCACGTACAGGGATTACGAAGTGCTGAACCATCGAATGTTAGAGACTCTAATTGACAAAGTTAACACGATGGAAAGGAAGAGAGCCATGCCCTTGGAAATTGATGAGAGCAGTGATGATATCGACTTTTCAACTTGGATAGATGAAGATTTGTCAGAAGATGAAAATTTCTGTAAAGATCCCGACTTCTTGTTACCAGAGGAGGTTGCAGAAAATTCAGTCACAACAAGTTCATATTCAAGACAGTACGATCTTCGGCCTCGCCGTGTATGTCAATGA